Proteins found in one Lysinibacillus fusiformis genomic segment:
- a CDS encoding peptide ABC transporter substrate-binding protein: MNKNKKFLLLTVLAVFSLVLAACGFGGGDSSSKPKDEGKDSGSTEETTSSGGELNVVVASEPPSLHPALATDTTSGVILTNTFEGLTTLDADARPVAAAAESWEVSEDLKTYTFKLRDAKWSNGDPVVASDFEYAWKWALNPDNLSEYASILYSIKGAAAYNNGEGSADDVGVKAEDEKTLVVTLENPTPYFLELTAFKTYAPLNQKVVEGNDEWYTDAGENFVTNGPFVLDEWRHNDTIVLKKNPEYWDADKVALDTVNIGMVESEATAVTMFKGGEIDYLGAPFQTVALDAIDGFKADGTLNINDQASVYWYKLNTKDKITGNANIRKALALALDRQGLIDNITKGEQKPALGMVPTAVHGFEEDRGYYKDNDIEGAKAALEAGMKELGITNPADVKINLSYNTSEAHAAIAQYVQEGWTKNLGITVSLDNSEWQVYLEKLNQLDYQVGRMGWVGDYNDAYTFLEMYDTAANGNNDTGWENAEYKKLLDQSNTEADPAKRLELLKQAESIAVSEFPVVPIYYYTNLSVIQDYVKDMKADILGNISLKEVKVEK, encoded by the coding sequence TTTATTACTAACAGTTCTTGCAGTATTTTCTTTAGTACTTGCTGCATGTGGCTTTGGTGGAGGAGATTCGTCTAGCAAACCAAAAGACGAAGGAAAAGATTCTGGTTCTACAGAAGAAACAACTTCATCAGGTGGCGAATTAAACGTAGTAGTAGCTTCTGAGCCACCATCACTTCATCCTGCATTAGCAACAGATACAACTTCTGGTGTTATTCTTACAAATACTTTTGAAGGATTAACAACACTTGATGCAGACGCTCGTCCAGTTGCAGCTGCGGCTGAGAGCTGGGAAGTTAGCGAAGACCTAAAAACTTACACGTTCAAATTACGTGATGCAAAATGGTCAAACGGAGATCCAGTAGTAGCTAGTGACTTCGAATACGCTTGGAAATGGGCATTAAACCCAGACAATCTTTCTGAATATGCTTCAATCCTTTACTCAATTAAAGGTGCTGCAGCATACAACAATGGTGAAGGTTCTGCTGATGATGTAGGCGTTAAAGCTGAAGATGAGAAAACATTAGTAGTAACTTTAGAAAACCCAACACCTTACTTCTTAGAATTAACAGCATTCAAAACATATGCACCATTAAACCAAAAAGTAGTTGAAGGTAATGATGAGTGGTATACAGATGCTGGTGAAAACTTTGTAACAAACGGACCATTCGTATTAGATGAGTGGAGACACAACGATACAATCGTATTAAAGAAAAACCCAGAATACTGGGATGCTGATAAAGTGGCTTTAGACACAGTTAATATCGGTATGGTTGAATCTGAAGCAACAGCAGTAACAATGTTCAAAGGTGGCGAAATTGATTACCTTGGAGCACCTTTCCAAACTGTAGCACTTGATGCTATCGATGGATTTAAAGCTGATGGTACATTAAATATCAATGACCAAGCTTCTGTTTACTGGTACAAGCTAAATACAAAAGATAAAATCACTGGAAACGCTAACATCCGTAAAGCGTTAGCATTAGCACTTGATCGTCAAGGTTTAATTGACAACATTACTAAAGGTGAGCAAAAACCTGCATTAGGTATGGTTCCTACTGCTGTTCACGGCTTTGAAGAAGACCGTGGTTACTACAAAGATAACGATATCGAAGGTGCTAAAGCAGCACTTGAAGCAGGTATGAAAGAACTTGGTATTACAAACCCAGCAGATGTAAAAATTAACCTTTCTTACAACACAAGTGAAGCACACGCTGCTATCGCACAATACGTTCAAGAGGGCTGGACTAAAAACCTTGGTATCACTGTAAGTCTAGATAACTCTGAATGGCAAGTTTATTTAGAAAAACTTAACCAATTAGATTACCAAGTTGGCCGTATGGGCTGGGTTGGTGACTACAACGATGCTTATACATTCTTAGAAATGTATGACACTGCTGCAAACGGTAACAATGATACAGGTTGGGAAAATGCAGAATACAAAAAATTATTAGATCAATCTAATACAGAAGCAGATCCAGCGAAGCGCCTTGAGCTTTTAAAACAAGCTGAATCAATTGCTGTTTCTGAGTTCCCAGTTGTTCCAATTTACTACTACACGAACCTTTCTGTAATACAAGATTATGTGAAAGACATGAAGGCAGACATCCTTGGTAACATCTCTCTTAAAGAGGTTAAAGTAGAGAAATAA
- a CDS encoding ABC transporter permease: MIKYILKRLMYILLALFVIVTVTFFLMRLAPGSPFASERNFPPQIEEKLNETYGLNNPWYIQYKDYLIDTATFNFGESMKYKARSTNDMISESFPVSLTLGIEAMLLAIGFGILIGVVSALYHNKFPDYLATSFAVLFISVPSFILAGLMQYFLAFKLGWFPISGWKGFQYSILPALAIALTHMGFIAKLTRSSMLEQNNSDYVKMARAKGIGRWTIVFRHTLRNALLPVVTYLGPLTAGVVTGSFIVEQIFAIPGLGKHFVQSITNRDYTVIMGTTVFFSIILLFAVLIVDILYSVIDPRIKLKGAKK, from the coding sequence GTGATTAAATATATTTTGAAAAGGCTGATGTATATACTTCTCGCGCTTTTCGTCATCGTAACGGTTACGTTTTTCTTAATGCGTCTCGCTCCTGGTAGTCCTTTCGCGAGTGAACGTAATTTCCCACCTCAAATTGAGGAGAAGTTAAACGAAACGTATGGATTAAATAACCCTTGGTATATTCAATATAAAGATTATTTAATCGATACGGCCACTTTCAATTTCGGTGAGTCAATGAAATATAAAGCGCGTTCTACAAATGATATGATTTCTGAAAGTTTCCCTGTTTCTTTAACATTAGGGATTGAAGCTATGCTATTAGCAATTGGATTCGGTATTTTAATTGGCGTAGTTTCCGCGCTATATCATAATAAGTTCCCGGATTATTTGGCAACGTCCTTTGCGGTGCTATTTATATCAGTACCTTCATTTATCTTAGCGGGTTTAATGCAGTATTTCTTAGCCTTTAAACTAGGCTGGTTCCCTATTAGTGGATGGAAAGGCTTTCAGTATAGTATACTGCCTGCCCTTGCAATCGCTTTAACTCATATGGGCTTTATCGCAAAATTAACACGTTCAAGTATGCTTGAGCAAAACAATAGTGATTATGTTAAAATGGCTCGCGCTAAAGGTATTGGAAGATGGACAATTGTATTCCGACATACATTACGAAATGCCCTTCTACCAGTCGTAACTTATCTTGGTCCATTAACAGCTGGTGTTGTAACAGGTAGTTTCATTGTTGAGCAAATTTTCGCTATTCCTGGACTTGGTAAACACTTCGTCCAAAGTATTACAAACCGTGACTATACAGTCATTATGGGTACGACAGTGTTCTTTTCCATCATCCTTTTATTTGCGGTATTAATCGTTGATATTCTATATAGTGTGATTGATCCGCGTATTAAACTGAAAGGAGCGAAAAAATAA
- a CDS encoding ABC transporter permease — protein sequence MTQQQIEKDKFKIVGGNHEATEKLADKSVSFWKEVFLRFSHNKLAIIGVIILIIVILMATFVPMFSQYKASDQLGVYNSPPSAQFWFGTDDLGRDIFVRIWEGARISLFIGIAAAIIDLIIGVIWGSISGLAGGRVDNIMMRIADVLTAVPYLLVVIVLLVVMQPGLIPMIVALSITGWINMARIVRGEVLSIKNQEYVLAARTLGASTSHLIIKHLVPNALGAILVTMTLTIPSAIFTESFLSYLGLGVPAPTASWGTMASDGNKAIANAPWRLIFPAVFISLTIFAFNAVGDGLRDALDPKLRK from the coding sequence ATGACACAGCAACAAATTGAAAAAGATAAGTTTAAAATTGTTGGTGGTAATCATGAAGCAACGGAAAAATTAGCTGACAAATCAGTCTCCTTTTGGAAAGAAGTATTTCTCCGTTTCTCTCATAACAAATTAGCCATCATTGGGGTAATTATTTTAATCATTGTTATTTTAATGGCTACATTCGTACCAATGTTTTCTCAATATAAAGCAAGTGATCAGCTAGGTGTTTACAACTCACCACCATCTGCACAATTTTGGTTTGGGACGGATGACCTTGGTCGTGATATCTTCGTTCGTATATGGGAAGGAGCTCGTATTTCCCTATTTATCGGAATTGCAGCAGCGATTATTGACTTAATTATCGGTGTTATTTGGGGAAGTATTTCAGGCTTAGCAGGCGGTCGCGTTGATAACATCATGATGCGTATTGCTGACGTTTTAACAGCTGTACCTTACCTTTTAGTTGTAATTGTACTTTTAGTTGTTATGCAACCTGGTTTAATTCCTATGATTGTTGCCCTATCCATCACTGGATGGATTAACATGGCACGTATCGTTCGTGGTGAAGTATTATCTATCAAAAATCAAGAATATGTTCTTGCTGCTCGTACATTAGGTGCTAGTACAAGTCATTTAATTATTAAACACTTAGTTCCGAATGCTCTTGGTGCAATCTTAGTAACGATGACTTTAACAATTCCATCTGCTATTTTCACTGAATCATTCCTAAGTTACCTTGGTCTTGGGGTTCCTGCTCCAACAGCTTCTTGGGGTACAATGGCCTCTGATGGTAATAAAGCCATTGCCAATGCTCCATGGCGCTTGATTTTCCCTGCGGTATTTATCTCACTAACAATCTTTGCGTTTAACGCAGTTGGTGACGGCTTACGTGATGCTCTAGATCCAAAACTACGTAAATAA
- a CDS encoding ABC transporter ATP-binding protein: MSKTILEVKDLKINFKTYAGLVHAVRGVNFDLKEGETLAIVGESGSGKSVTSNALMKLIPQPPGIYESGQILFNGRDLVPLTDKEMSKVRGNEIAMIFQDPMTSLNPTMKVGRQITEVILQHKKVSKNDAKKRAIELLTQVGIPFPEKRYNQYPHEFSGGMRQRVVIAIALAADPKLLIADEPTTALDVTIQAQILELMKEIQKNSKTSIIFITHDLGVVANIADRVAVMYAGQIVEYGTVNDIFYNPKHPYTWGLLGSMPDLDNDTDELLRTIPGSPPDLTNPPKGDAFAARNEYAMAIDYEQEPPMFQVSETHFAKTWLLHPDAPKIPLPDAVAKRIEGYLAKEAQEND, translated from the coding sequence ATGAGTAAAACAATTCTAGAAGTAAAAGATTTAAAAATTAACTTTAAAACTTATGCAGGACTTGTACATGCTGTACGTGGTGTTAACTTTGATTTAAAGGAGGGTGAAACACTCGCTATAGTAGGTGAATCTGGTTCTGGTAAAAGTGTTACGAGTAATGCGTTAATGAAACTAATTCCCCAGCCACCTGGTATTTATGAGTCAGGACAAATTTTATTCAATGGCCGTGATTTAGTTCCATTAACTGATAAAGAAATGTCTAAAGTACGCGGAAATGAAATTGCAATGATTTTCCAAGATCCAATGACAAGTTTGAATCCAACAATGAAGGTCGGACGTCAAATAACTGAAGTAATTTTGCAACACAAAAAGGTTTCTAAAAACGATGCCAAAAAACGTGCCATTGAGCTTTTAACACAGGTAGGTATTCCCTTCCCTGAGAAACGTTATAACCAATACCCACATGAATTTTCAGGTGGTATGCGTCAACGTGTTGTAATTGCCATTGCCCTTGCAGCTGATCCTAAGCTATTAATTGCCGATGAGCCGACAACAGCTCTAGACGTAACAATTCAAGCGCAAATTTTAGAATTAATGAAAGAAATTCAGAAAAACTCGAAAACATCTATCATTTTCATTACACACGATTTAGGTGTAGTAGCGAATATCGCTGACCGTGTAGCAGTAATGTACGCTGGCCAAATCGTAGAATATGGTACTGTGAATGATATTTTCTATAATCCAAAGCATCCTTACACATGGGGTCTACTTGGTTCAATGCCAGATTTAGATAATGATACTGATGAGCTATTACGTACGATTCCAGGCTCACCACCAGATCTTACGAATCCACCTAAGGGTGATGCATTTGCAGCTCGTAACGAGTATGCTATGGCGATTGATTATGAACAAGAGCCACCAATGTTCCAAGTAAGTGAAACACATTTTGCAAAAACTTGGTTGTTGCATCCTGATGCACCAAAGATTCCTCTTCCAGATGCGGTTGCTAAACGTATTGAAGGGTATTTAGCAAAGGAGGCACAAGAAAATGACTAA